A portion of the Homalodisca vitripennis isolate AUS2020 chromosome 2, UT_GWSS_2.1, whole genome shotgun sequence genome contains these proteins:
- the LOC124355813 gene encoding uncharacterized protein LOC124355813, which produces MIKVKVTSLCLVVKQRSTGSTVAPRPNYPCREAGPRQGSSGRDDVPTSNHKLRGRKYTRFAYWRFMDRARLNTLPLKGCPRWGNEDRCRRCGRHNDTTSYILSLLVYDVRITKSHDATLELLGSEIRGHPQKIRLGKRVLFQELVPVVEVPKVVASLRSDLETIDRSKIVRLVDVTVPYEGGWQSVTTVRKKKLEMNAPVARLLSAGGYRTSVYTFVVGSLGTWDSTNRITFSRLIVDSRRDSALDHRCVSKFFRWSRDIYVEHVMGIKLYTG; this is translated from the coding sequence ATGATAAAAGTAAAAGTGACTTCGTTATGTCTAGTAGTAAAACAAAGGTCTACGGGGAGCACTGTAGCTCCACGGCCGAACTACCCTTGCCGCGAAGCCGGACCAAGGCAGGGTAGCTCGGGTCGTGACGACGTTCCCACCTCCAATCACAAGCTTCGTGGACGGAAATACACCCGTTTCGCTTACTGGCGATTTATGGACCGGGCGAGGCTGAACACCCTGCCACTGAAAGGGTGTCCTAGGTGGGGCAACGAAGACCGCTGCAGACGATGCGGCAGACATAACGACACGACTTCCTATATATTGTCACTGCTTGTCTATGATGTCCGCATAACCAAGAGTCACGATGCAACCCTGGAACTTCTGGGTTCAGAAATCCGTGGGCACCCTCAGAAAATACGACTAGGTAAGAGGGTGCTGTTCCAGGAGCTCGTGCCTGTCGTGGAAGTCCCGAAGGTGGTAGCCAGCTTACGCTCGGACCTCGAAACCATCGACCGGTCCAAGATCGTACGCCTAGTCGACGTCACAGTGCCCTATGAGGGCGGGTGGCAGTCGGTGACGACGGTCAGGAAAAAAAAGCTGGAGATGAATGCGCCTGTGGCACGACTGCTCTCGGCAGGGGGATATAGAACTTCTGTGTACACCTTTGTGGTGGGGTCCCTCGGCACCTGGGACTCCACTAACCGGATCACCTTCAGCCGCTTGATAGTAGACAGTCGCAGGGATTCTGCCCTGGACCACCGCTGCGTCTCTAAGTTTTTTAGATGGAGCCGGGACATCTATGTGGAGCATGTAATGGGCATCAAGCTGTACACGGGCTAG